Proteins co-encoded in one Vampirovibrio chlorellavorus genomic window:
- a CDS encoding exodeoxyribonuclease III has product MSRIRLVSWNVNGIRAAIKKGFFDWLAQDQPDILGLQETKISAEQLTLDMVAPQGYHTFWSHANKKGYSGVAIFTKEKPISVTEGLGVPEWDTEGRTLIAEYPNFVLYNIYYPNGGRGDDRLQYKLGFYDVFFEHIENLRKQGKKVIACGDFNTAHHPIDLARPKENEKISGFMPIERAWVDKFVEHGYIDTFRHFYPDQKDMYSWWNMRTFARERNVGWRIDYFFTSPDLKGNLVDAGIEMDVQGSDHCPVTLTLKFDE; this is encoded by the coding sequence ATGTCGCGGATTCGACTGGTTTCCTGGAATGTGAATGGTATTCGGGCCGCTATTAAAAAGGGATTTTTCGACTGGCTGGCTCAGGATCAGCCCGATATTCTGGGTCTGCAGGAAACCAAGATCAGCGCCGAGCAACTGACCTTGGATATGGTGGCGCCGCAGGGGTATCACACCTTCTGGAGCCATGCCAACAAAAAGGGCTACAGCGGGGTGGCCATTTTCACCAAGGAAAAGCCCATTTCCGTGACCGAAGGGCTGGGCGTTCCGGAGTGGGATACGGAAGGCCGCACCCTGATTGCCGAGTATCCCAACTTTGTGTTGTATAACATCTATTATCCCAACGGGGGGCGGGGCGATGACCGCTTGCAGTACAAACTGGGTTTTTACGATGTGTTTTTTGAGCATATCGAGAATCTGCGCAAGCAAGGCAAAAAGGTGATTGCCTGCGGGGATTTCAACACGGCCCATCATCCCATTGATCTGGCCCGCCCCAAGGAGAACGAGAAAATCTCCGGCTTTATGCCCATTGAGCGGGCCTGGGTGGACAAGTTTGTAGAGCATGGCTACATTGATACCTTCCGTCATTTTTACCCGGACCAAAAGGACATGTACTCCTGGTGGAACATGCGCACCTTTGCCCGGGAGCGCAATGTGGGCTGGAGAATTGACTACTTTTTTACCAGTCCCGATCTCAAGGGAAACCTGGTGGACGCGGGCATTGAAATGGACGTGCAGGGCTCTGATCATTGCCCGGTGACGTTGACCCTGAAATTTGACGAGTAA
- a CDS encoding ankyrin repeat domain-containing protein, whose amino-acid sequence MRTVLLIQALEPFLPMNTSLSKLLINRQSAPVHPPEVDNSRLRHLADMAEQFAEQGDAEQLHEQDRGHGARNADQFQASWQKRPSGRAGNDFHPYRREPLKSNSSAFKAPVSQAAIKIQQSTLSLLDAILRTPNPKDRSQMLDSILGTGHCKTTQVRRMALAGMVGNARSIANRLDHPDFDLKASGPALQTLVALNQAVMLGHLDVVKVILNHPKVTPEFVNQPVPQNNNKPQSILLTALDCGQDEIARYLLGHPKMDVNQPSGDLSMTPLYKAIVKNPALVKDILNHPQLNLSAPAERPQGAVALVAAAYFNRPETFDQLLAHPKLSRDIVNCTNPKGENALFKIRSHSRTEFVQTLRQHPKFDLNYAASAGKTALVKAAEVGNLKAVQQYLQEDSLDLQAEDQDVEALFAAGVEGHSAIYDLLKSSTGLWPLHQMPESPEFSQF is encoded by the coding sequence TTGAGAACTGTTTTACTGATTCAAGCCCTGGAGCCCTTTTTACCCATGAATACCAGCCTGAGCAAACTGTTGATCAATAGACAATCCGCACCTGTCCACCCCCCGGAAGTGGACAACAGCCGCTTGAGGCATCTTGCCGACATGGCCGAGCAATTCGCTGAGCAAGGCGATGCGGAGCAACTTCACGAGCAGGATCGTGGGCATGGGGCTCGCAATGCGGATCAGTTCCAGGCCTCCTGGCAAAAACGACCCAGCGGCAGGGCCGGTAACGATTTTCACCCCTATCGACGAGAGCCCCTCAAGTCAAACTCAAGCGCCTTCAAGGCACCCGTGTCCCAGGCGGCCATCAAAATCCAGCAGTCCACGTTGTCCTTACTGGATGCCATTCTGCGGACACCCAACCCGAAAGACCGCAGTCAGATGCTGGACAGTATTTTGGGTACCGGACATTGCAAAACGACACAGGTTCGCAGGATGGCCCTGGCTGGTATGGTGGGGAACGCCAGGAGCATTGCTAACCGGCTGGATCATCCGGATTTTGACTTGAAGGCAAGCGGTCCGGCGCTGCAAACGCTGGTGGCTTTAAATCAGGCGGTCATGCTGGGGCATCTGGATGTGGTAAAGGTCATCCTGAACCACCCCAAAGTGACGCCCGAGTTTGTGAATCAGCCGGTTCCCCAGAACAATAATAAGCCGCAGTCCATTTTGTTGACGGCCCTGGATTGCGGTCAGGATGAAATTGCCCGCTATCTGCTCGGCCATCCAAAAATGGATGTCAATCAGCCTTCCGGGGATTTGTCTATGACCCCGCTGTACAAGGCCATTGTTAAAAATCCTGCCCTGGTCAAGGACATTTTAAATCACCCTCAGTTGAATTTATCGGCTCCTGCCGAGCGACCCCAAGGGGCTGTAGCTTTGGTGGCGGCGGCCTACTTCAACCGACCCGAAACTTTTGATCAGTTGTTGGCTCACCCGAAACTGTCCAGGGATATTGTAAATTGCACCAACCCCAAGGGTGAAAACGCGCTATTCAAGATACGCTCGCATTCTCGCACCGAATTTGTCCAGACGCTTCGCCAGCACCCCAAATTCGATCTGAACTATGCGGCTTCCGCAGGTAAAACGGCGCTGGTGAAGGCAGCGGAAGTCGGAAATCTGAAAGCCGTGCAGCAGTATCTTCAGGAGGACAGTCTCGATCTGCAGGCTGAGGATCAGGATGTTGAAGCCCTTTTTGCCGCAGGCGTGGAGGGGCATTCCGCCATTTATGATCTCCTGAAATCTTCCACCGGATTGTGGCCTTTGCACCAGATGCCTGAGTCGCCCGAATTTTCCCAGTTTTAG
- a CDS encoding 3'-5' exonuclease, translating into MQQSLFGSLAGPVVAEEKPTVSLSKVALCDAVFSVLDLETTGLNAKRNAITEVTAIQYKNGVEIGKYSTLIKPTEAIPEEVELLTGISNDMVKNAPALVMALSELSAFLGPSPIIVGHNVSFDIGFLKEKISQSGLDVFADRYDLSRAFCTKVLAQKALPSLPSYEGIVVATAVGYHNPNPHRAEADVRMSAAILFALIEKLQAENAAVKTVQDLLIYQGVLSER; encoded by the coding sequence ATGCAGCAGTCGTTGTTTGGCAGTTTGGCCGGGCCCGTCGTGGCCGAGGAAAAGCCCACCGTATCGCTTTCCAAAGTGGCGTTGTGCGATGCCGTTTTTTCCGTGCTGGATTTGGAAACCACTGGGCTGAACGCCAAGCGGAACGCCATTACCGAGGTCACCGCCATCCAGTATAAAAACGGGGTGGAAATCGGCAAGTACTCCACCCTGATCAAGCCCACCGAAGCCATCCCGGAAGAGGTGGAACTGCTGACCGGCATTAGTAACGATATGGTTAAAAACGCTCCGGCTTTGGTCATGGCCCTCAGCGAACTCTCCGCCTTTTTGGGGCCATCGCCCATCATCGTGGGACACAACGTTTCCTTTGATATCGGCTTTTTGAAAGAAAAAATCAGCCAGAGCGGGCTGGATGTGTTTGCCGATCGCTACGATTTAAGCCGAGCCTTTTGCACCAAGGTGCTGGCCCAAAAAGCCCTGCCCAGCTTACCCAGCTACGAAGGCATTGTGGTGGCCACCGCCGTGGGCTACCACAACCCCAATCCGCACCGGGCCGAAGCCGATGTGCGCATGAGCGCGGCCATTCTGTTTGCCCTGATTGAAAAACTGCAAGCGGAAAACGCAGCCGTCAAAACCGTGCAGGATTTGCTGATCTATCAGGGCGTGCTGTCCGAGCGCTAA
- a CDS encoding pentapeptide repeat-containing protein: MADSHALNLIQEERYLEFNNYVDNAGGVVDLTGAHLRAYDLRKFKLQKADLSGAYLRSADLRSLDLSLARLDGASMKEAKVSGVLFPRYLSAQEIQLSLTFGTRLRADLQLMSLE; this comes from the coding sequence ATGGCAGACTCCCATGCCCTGAACTTGATCCAGGAAGAGCGATATCTGGAGTTCAATAACTACGTGGATAACGCGGGGGGCGTGGTGGATTTAACCGGGGCTCACTTACGGGCGTACGACTTGCGCAAGTTCAAACTGCAGAAAGCGGACTTGAGTGGCGCTTATTTGCGTTCCGCAGACTTGCGCTCACTGGATTTGAGTCTGGCCAGGCTGGATGGGGCCAGCATGAAGGAGGCCAAGGTCAGTGGGGTGTTGTTCCCCCGTTACTTATCGGCTCAGGAAATTCAGTTGAGCCTGACCTTTGGAACCCGTTTGCGGGCCGATTTACAGTTGATGAGCTTGGAGTAA
- a CDS encoding UDP-N-acetylmuramoyl-tripeptide--D-alanyl-D-alanine ligase translates to MSHFTYQELLEASQGKAGSPHAPFERARLWTDTRSIQRGDFFLPLSGERFDGHDYLAQAFQAGAVGAFVAADQLATHPEWQTFPNLIAVASPVMAYLAMARLHRNKINPKVIAITGSSGKTTTKEMLFAALSPLKKTQKTDKNFNNEVGVSQTLLALEPDTEILIVEMGMRGLRQIYMLSEAACPDVAIINSIGPAHIGLLGSLENIAKAKLEITEGLNPASGKLVINQEAPHLADLTPTVWSGKTVAYSLGEARNVTPVLIEGQPGTRFDYAGVSVTLPVPGEHMVANALGVLKVGEALGFTAAQLAPGLSAFKPEKGRGERKALKGYTDVWVIDDAYNANPDSAKASIKAFLSTAQADQQHFLVVGGMKELGHLSRQYHEQLGLWLAAQPHIDALFTLGEEGAWLAEAAGNARFPVRHAQSLSHLVSQLTGGSFTLQKAIVYLKGSRAYQLDQLPALLEQAALSPASATQEARP, encoded by the coding sequence GTGTCTCATTTCACCTATCAGGAATTGTTAGAGGCCTCTCAGGGCAAAGCGGGTTCTCCTCACGCTCCGTTTGAGCGGGCCCGTTTGTGGACGGATACCCGTAGTATCCAGCGGGGGGACTTCTTTTTGCCCCTGTCCGGGGAGCGCTTTGACGGGCATGATTACCTGGCGCAGGCTTTTCAGGCGGGTGCGGTGGGAGCCTTTGTGGCTGCGGACCAACTGGCCACGCATCCAGAATGGCAAACCTTTCCCAACCTGATTGCGGTGGCGTCCCCGGTGATGGCCTATTTGGCCATGGCCCGGCTGCACCGAAACAAGATTAATCCCAAAGTGATTGCCATTACCGGCAGCTCCGGGAAAACCACCACCAAGGAGATGCTGTTCGCGGCGCTTTCCCCCCTGAAAAAGACCCAAAAGACGGACAAAAACTTTAATAACGAAGTCGGCGTGTCTCAAACCCTGCTGGCCCTGGAGCCCGACACCGAAATTTTGATTGTGGAAATGGGCATGCGGGGCCTGCGCCAGATTTACATGCTTTCAGAAGCGGCTTGCCCGGATGTGGCCATCATTAACAGTATTGGCCCGGCCCATATCGGCTTGCTGGGCTCTCTGGAAAACATTGCCAAGGCCAAGCTGGAGATTACCGAAGGCCTCAATCCGGCCTCGGGAAAGCTGGTCATCAATCAGGAGGCCCCCCATTTGGCCGATTTGACCCCCACGGTGTGGTCTGGCAAGACGGTGGCTTACAGCTTGGGTGAGGCTCGGAATGTCACCCCTGTCCTTATCGAGGGGCAGCCGGGCACTCGCTTTGACTATGCAGGCGTCTCGGTGACCTTGCCGGTACCCGGGGAGCATATGGTGGCCAACGCCCTTGGGGTGCTAAAAGTGGGGGAGGCATTGGGCTTTACGGCAGCCCAACTGGCTCCCGGATTGTCTGCCTTTAAGCCGGAGAAAGGGCGGGGAGAACGCAAGGCCCTGAAAGGCTACACCGATGTGTGGGTCATTGATGACGCCTACAACGCCAACCCGGACAGTGCCAAGGCTTCTATCAAGGCATTTTTATCCACGGCCCAAGCCGATCAACAGCATTTTCTGGTGGTGGGCGGTATGAAGGAACTGGGCCATCTCAGTCGCCAGTATCACGAACAACTGGGCTTGTGGCTGGCTGCACAGCCCCACATTGATGCCCTGTTTACTTTGGGCGAAGAAGGGGCCTGGTTGGCGGAAGCGGCTGGCAATGCCCGCTTCCCGGTGCGCCATGCTCAAAGCCTTTCGCATTTGGTCAGCCAGCTTACCGGTGGCTCCTTTACCCTGCAAAAGGCCATTGTCTACCTGAAAGGCTCCCGGGCCTACCAGCTGGATCAACTCCCGGCCTTGCTGGAGCAAGCGGCCTTGAGCCCCGCTTCGGCCACTCAGGAGGCACGCCCATGA
- the mraY gene encoding phospho-N-acetylmuramoyl-pentapeptide-transferase has protein sequence MSVERVGAAVAILTPFLVSLALGGPYIRFLQKRYMGQYIREDGPQSHQSKAGTPTAGGVLILFSLLVGLAVLYALMGTHFFAPAVGVALAVTLAFGLLGFVDDYLKISKKKNKGVTGYTKLAVQVVAGLGAGWYALQSLPHGGDVSVFGWFSIPLGFLYPLLAAFIVTGASNAVNLTDGLDGLASGTALMTFITLAMMLLATGQGALGLFALGVAGACLGFLMFNRNPARIFMGDTGSLALGGAFGALVVLGKLECWALLLGAVFVVETLSVILQVYSFKTTGKRIFRMSPLHHHFELGGWSENRVVYSFVTFQFFCCTLAVFLYNFAM, from the coding sequence ATGAGCGTGGAACGGGTGGGGGCCGCCGTGGCTATTTTGACCCCGTTTCTGGTCAGTTTGGCCTTGGGGGGGCCGTATATTCGGTTTTTACAAAAGCGCTATATGGGTCAGTACATCCGGGAAGATGGCCCTCAGAGCCATCAGAGCAAGGCCGGGACGCCCACAGCGGGCGGGGTGCTGATTCTGTTTTCCCTGCTGGTGGGGTTGGCGGTGCTGTACGCATTGATGGGCACCCATTTTTTCGCTCCGGCGGTGGGCGTGGCCCTGGCCGTGACCCTGGCTTTTGGTCTGCTGGGCTTTGTGGATGACTATCTGAAAATCTCCAAAAAGAAAAACAAGGGCGTGACCGGCTATACCAAGCTGGCCGTTCAGGTGGTGGCCGGTTTGGGGGCGGGCTGGTACGCCTTACAAAGCCTGCCTCACGGTGGAGATGTCAGCGTGTTTGGCTGGTTTTCCATTCCCTTGGGCTTTCTCTATCCCTTGCTGGCGGCCTTTATTGTCACGGGTGCTTCCAATGCCGTGAACCTGACCGATGGGCTGGATGGCCTGGCCAGTGGAACGGCCTTGATGACTTTTATTACCCTGGCCATGATGCTATTGGCCACAGGGCAGGGGGCGCTGGGCCTGTTTGCCCTGGGGGTGGCCGGGGCCTGTCTGGGATTCTTGATGTTTAACCGCAATCCGGCCCGTATTTTTATGGGAGATACCGGCAGTCTGGCCCTGGGAGGGGCCTTTGGGGCGCTGGTGGTTCTGGGGAAGCTGGAGTGCTGGGCCTTGTTGCTGGGCGCCGTCTTTGTGGTGGAAACCCTGTCAGTGATTTTGCAGGTGTACTCCTTTAAAACCACGGGCAAGCGCATTTTTCGGATGAGCCCCCTGCATCATCATTTTGAACTGGGCGGCTGGAGCGAGAATCGGGTGGTTTACAGTTTTGTGACCTTCCAGTTTTTTTGCTGTACCCTGGCCGTTTTTCTGTACAATTTTGCTATGTAA
- the murD gene encoding UDP-N-acetylmuramoyl-L-alanine--D-glutamate ligase, with product MATQDWTDQPLTVLGLSRSGAAVARYVAQRGGRVFLSETVPAAPYNEALRHELSSLGVTVEMGGHSKQCFTHANLVVVSPGIPPSSEAIEQLRLSGKTVISEVEFAYRQVPSIPLVGITGTNGKSTTTTLVSWILTQAGKQAPACGNIGVPITDVINGPLPDYLVAELSSFQLEFSPTLTAKVAVFTNFKPDHLDWHGSLEAYQEAKLKLFTGPQSPEWSVVLADDPVSQLIASRTTSKILWFSRDQHLVAQYANKAYLDESQTVVIHLEGQAPVRLFPVDSLQLIGDHNFENVLASASAALLLGIEPVLIARACQSFQGLEHRLERVDALGAKQVVFYNDSKATNTDAAISALRAFKNRKVILIAGGYDKMTPLDDFVTAAQANAKSVILIGAAKERFAQAFEASGYHAVEFAEDLPAAIARGYHLSDGEPVLFAPACSSFDMFKNFEERGRAFKAGVQALKAQVQNSVRS from the coding sequence ATGGCGACACAGGATTGGACTGATCAACCGCTCACGGTATTGGGGTTGTCTCGCAGCGGGGCGGCCGTGGCCCGCTATGTGGCCCAGCGGGGCGGTCGTGTTTTCCTGAGTGAGACCGTTCCAGCGGCCCCGTACAATGAAGCTCTCCGCCATGAGCTGAGCAGTTTGGGGGTGACCGTGGAAATGGGCGGTCACAGCAAGCAGTGCTTTACCCATGCCAATCTGGTGGTGGTCAGTCCGGGGATTCCGCCCAGCAGCGAGGCCATTGAGCAACTGCGCCTGAGCGGTAAAACGGTCATTTCCGAGGTGGAGTTCGCCTATCGTCAGGTTCCATCCATTCCCTTGGTGGGCATTACCGGCACCAACGGAAAGTCCACCACCACCACGCTGGTGTCCTGGATTCTCACTCAGGCGGGCAAGCAGGCCCCGGCTTGCGGCAATATTGGCGTCCCCATCACCGATGTCATTAACGGGCCGCTCCCCGATTATCTGGTGGCGGAGCTGAGTTCCTTTCAGCTGGAGTTTTCGCCGACCCTGACGGCCAAAGTGGCTGTTTTTACCAACTTCAAGCCCGATCACCTGGATTGGCACGGCTCTCTGGAAGCCTATCAGGAGGCCAAGCTGAAGTTATTCACCGGCCCGCAATCCCCGGAATGGTCCGTGGTACTGGCCGATGATCCGGTCAGCCAGCTGATTGCCAGCCGCACCACCAGCAAAATCCTGTGGTTCTCCCGGGATCAGCATCTGGTGGCCCAGTATGCCAACAAGGCCTATCTGGATGAAAGCCAGACCGTGGTCATTCATTTGGAAGGACAAGCCCCGGTGCGCTTGTTCCCGGTGGATTCCCTGCAACTGATTGGGGATCACAACTTCGAGAATGTGCTGGCCAGCGCTTCCGCTGCCCTGTTGCTGGGCATTGAGCCCGTCCTGATTGCCCGGGCCTGTCAGTCCTTTCAGGGGCTGGAGCATCGGCTGGAGCGGGTGGATGCGTTGGGGGCCAAGCAAGTGGTCTTCTACAACGATTCCAAGGCTACCAACACCGATGCGGCCATTTCTGCTCTGCGGGCCTTTAAGAACCGCAAGGTCATCCTGATTGCCGGGGGCTACGACAAAATGACCCCGCTGGATGACTTTGTGACCGCCGCGCAGGCCAACGCCAAGTCCGTCATCCTGATAGGGGCGGCCAAGGAGCGCTTTGCCCAGGCCTTTGAAGCCAGTGGATATCACGCCGTGGAATTCGCCGAGGATTTGCCAGCGGCCATTGCCCGGGGCTATCACCTCAGCGATGGGGAGCCGGTGCTGTTTGCTCCGGCCTGCTCCAGCTTTGACATGTTCAAAAACTTTGAAGAACGGGGCCGGGCCTTTAAGGCGGGTGTGCAAGCCCTGAAAGCCCAAGTGCAAAATTCGGTGAGATCCTAA
- a CDS encoding FtsW/RodA/SpoVE family cell cycle protein — MSRAYAQAASRSVNPTRYRTGGDFGPGERFGDGVGNGARAGAFDQTLMYTTVALVVVGLVSVFTASAAQADLETGNSLTLLFKQLISAVIGAGALVFFIGFPFERLKRLARPFSLVCVGLLLMTMFMGTTANGSERWIMLPFGFQFQPSDFAKVGAIALMAQATSERSIWSMGSWLNLLMVGMMIVLILQQPNLSVTMILGILTFAMMFVAGLSRSIVLGTLPFIVFLAYQKIRHTEYQWKRIVGWLDPWKDAQDAGYNLIQSYYAIGSGGLFGVGLGNSIQKLYYLPFQHTDFIFSVICEEWGFFGALIVMGLFALLGWRGFTIAWHCPSRFGKMLAFGLTLAIVLQAMINISVTIGLMPVTGVTLPLISYGGTSMIVTLAMIGMLLNISRTHPLPQPQEEF; from the coding sequence ATGAGTCGAGCCTACGCCCAAGCAGCCTCTCGTTCGGTGAATCCCACCCGGTATCGCACTGGCGGTGACTTTGGCCCCGGCGAACGCTTTGGGGATGGCGTTGGCAATGGGGCCCGGGCTGGCGCATTTGATCAGACCCTGATGTACACCACGGTGGCTCTGGTGGTGGTGGGACTGGTTTCGGTATTCACGGCCAGCGCCGCTCAGGCCGATTTGGAAACCGGTAACAGTCTGACCTTGCTCTTCAAGCAATTGATTTCCGCCGTGATTGGCGCTGGGGCGCTGGTCTTTTTCATCGGCTTCCCTTTTGAGCGTCTGAAACGCTTGGCCCGCCCGTTTTCTCTGGTTTGCGTGGGCCTGTTGCTGATGACCATGTTTATGGGGACGACCGCCAACGGGAGTGAGCGCTGGATTATGCTGCCCTTTGGCTTTCAGTTTCAGCCATCCGACTTTGCCAAGGTGGGGGCCATTGCCCTGATGGCTCAGGCCACCAGCGAGCGCAGCATCTGGAGCATGGGAAGCTGGTTGAACTTGCTGATGGTGGGGATGATGATCGTCCTGATTTTGCAGCAACCCAACCTCAGTGTGACCATGATTTTGGGTATTTTGACCTTTGCCATGATGTTTGTGGCCGGTCTGTCCCGCAGCATTGTGCTGGGTACTTTGCCCTTTATTGTTTTTCTGGCGTATCAAAAAATTCGCCATACCGAGTATCAGTGGAAACGCATCGTGGGCTGGCTCGATCCGTGGAAGGACGCCCAGGACGCTGGCTATAACCTCATTCAATCCTACTACGCCATTGGCTCGGGCGGATTGTTCGGGGTGGGGCTGGGTAATTCCATCCAGAAGCTGTATTACCTGCCCTTTCAGCACACCGACTTTATTTTTTCGGTAATTTGCGAAGAATGGGGCTTTTTCGGGGCGTTGATTGTGATGGGCCTGTTTGCCTTGCTGGGCTGGCGGGGGTTCACCATCGCCTGGCACTGCCCCAGCCGCTTCGGCAAAATGCTGGCTTTTGGCCTGACTTTGGCCATCGTGTTGCAGGCCATGATCAACATTAGCGTAACCATCGGCCTGATGCCGGTGACGGGCGTGACCCTGCCCCTGATCAGCTACGGAGGCACCTCCATGATTGTAACCCTGGCCATGATTGGCATGCTGCTGAACATTTCCCGCACGCACCCGCTGCCACAACCCCAAGAGGAATTTTAG
- the murG gene encoding undecaprenyldiphospho-muramoylpentapeptide beta-N-acetylglucosaminyltransferase — protein sequence MRLVVTGGGTGGHIYPALAVAELMRNDPAVASVTYIGKTGGLESELVPQHGIEFLGISFYGMPRGKSPLLPFRLLVWLARLEQAKRKARMYLSEIKPHVVFGTGGYVSAPVLMAAHDLKIPYVVHEPDANPGLVNRLMGRQAAVITTSFTEGAELLRYRPTQEILVTGNPIRGSIGTLSRPEAQKLLGLDWPEDKKVLLVTGGSQGARRINLAVVEALPRLLDELGLAVIHITGKKLYDETMEALDALDPALKSHACYQVRPYSGEMAALLAVADVALCRAGSLSLSEMYVCGVPTILVPYPHAAADHQRKNAQASVRAEASVMIEDAECTGASLFQEISGLLKNPHRLLAMKSAAIGLGHPDATSQIVSGLKKIAHFP from the coding sequence ATGCGGCTGGTGGTGACCGGTGGAGGCACGGGTGGCCATATTTACCCGGCCTTGGCCGTGGCCGAGCTGATGCGGAACGATCCTGCGGTGGCCTCGGTCACTTACATTGGCAAAACCGGGGGGCTGGAAAGTGAATTGGTGCCGCAGCATGGCATTGAGTTTCTGGGCATCAGTTTCTACGGGATGCCCCGAGGGAAAAGCCCGTTGCTGCCGTTTCGCCTATTGGTCTGGCTGGCCCGGCTGGAGCAGGCCAAGCGCAAGGCCCGGATGTATTTATCGGAAATCAAACCCCACGTGGTGTTTGGCACGGGCGGCTACGTCAGCGCCCCGGTGCTGATGGCCGCCCACGACCTGAAGATTCCCTATGTGGTGCATGAGCCGGATGCCAATCCCGGGTTGGTGAACCGGCTGATGGGCAGACAGGCGGCCGTGATTACCACCAGCTTTACGGAGGGGGCCGAATTGCTTCGTTACAGGCCCACTCAGGAGATTCTGGTGACCGGCAACCCCATTCGGGGGAGCATTGGGACGCTGTCCCGCCCGGAGGCTCAGAAGCTACTGGGGCTGGACTGGCCTGAAGACAAGAAAGTGCTGTTGGTGACTGGCGGTTCTCAGGGGGCCCGGCGGATCAATCTGGCCGTGGTGGAAGCCTTGCCCCGCTTGCTGGATGAATTGGGGCTGGCGGTCATTCATATTACCGGCAAAAAGCTGTATGACGAAACCATGGAGGCGCTGGATGCGCTCGATCCTGCCCTGAAAAGCCATGCCTGCTATCAGGTGCGCCCTTATTCCGGGGAGATGGCCGCCCTGCTGGCCGTGGCCGATGTGGCCCTTTGTCGGGCCGGTTCACTCAGTTTGTCCGAGATGTACGTGTGTGGCGTGCCTACCATCTTGGTGCCCTACCCGCATGCCGCCGCTGATCATCAGCGCAAGAACGCTCAGGCTTCCGTCAGGGCCGAGGCCTCGGTGATGATTGAGGACGCCGAGTGTACGGGGGCATCCTTGTTTCAGGAAATTAGCGGGCTACTGAAAAATCCGCACCGTTTATTGGCCATGAAGTCCGCTGCCATTGGCTTGGGACACCCGGATGCCACCAGCCAAATCGTGAGTGGTCTGAAAAAAATTGCCCATTTTCCGTAA
- a CDS encoding polysaccharide lyase family 7 protein: MGANRVSLVNNFQPSPQRVDDMFSFFSMIANIMQQSSMLRLFSSGRGGGASTTNATPNLGSVDPGQGDPFAVLSQLLAQQGRSQVLNGYAPSSVRPGTAQSAGQPNAQTSAGQASAQPSAGQPNAVQQGAPNGNPGGASGITDLSGFKLMLPTGQEGRPDMVQGKDLNSYQSPYFRQENGALTFFSPVNGATSANSDTTRSELGEAQGWKMSSGPRSLSATLSVDQTPSNGKVSVGQLHQRGGSGRPPIMLHWENGTVEASVLESNSPSAGRQRYVLAENVPKGQKFNYNIDVTPDGTAGLSVNGRTTKVKLDPSFNNSDMYFKAGVYLQDNEGGSSEGAKATFNALNISKGAETPNAEPQADQEQTEQPAKK, from the coding sequence ATGGGTGCCAACCGTGTCAGCCTAGTGAATAATTTCCAGCCATCCCCACAACGGGTGGACGATATGTTCAGTTTTTTCTCCATGATTGCAAATATCATGCAACAATCCAGTATGCTCAGGCTTTTCAGCTCAGGTCGTGGCGGCGGTGCTTCTACCACCAATGCGACACCTAACCTTGGCAGCGTTGACCCGGGCCAGGGTGATCCCTTTGCGGTACTGTCACAATTATTGGCCCAACAAGGCAGAAGCCAGGTATTAAATGGCTATGCCCCATCATCCGTGAGACCAGGCACCGCCCAGTCAGCGGGGCAGCCAAACGCCCAAACGTCAGCCGGACAGGCAAGCGCCCAACCGTCAGCCGGACAGCCAAACGCTGTTCAGCAAGGCGCACCAAACGGCAATCCAGGTGGTGCATCCGGCATCACGGACCTGTCTGGCTTTAAACTCATGCTCCCCACGGGTCAGGAAGGAAGGCCGGATATGGTGCAGGGCAAAGACCTGAACAGCTATCAAAGCCCTTATTTCAGACAGGAAAATGGGGCGCTTACCTTTTTCTCCCCGGTGAACGGGGCAACCAGCGCAAACTCCGATACCACCCGCAGCGAACTGGGTGAGGCCCAGGGGTGGAAAATGAGTTCAGGCCCGCGTAGCCTGTCCGCCACACTTTCTGTGGATCAAACCCCCTCAAACGGCAAAGTGTCTGTAGGTCAATTGCATCAACGGGGAGGCTCAGGCCGCCCTCCCATTATGCTCCACTGGGAAAACGGAACCGTGGAAGCCAGCGTCCTGGAGAGTAATTCCCCCAGCGCCGGGCGTCAACGCTATGTCCTGGCAGAGAATGTGCCCAAGGGTCAGAAATTCAACTACAACATCGACGTGACCCCGGATGGCACGGCAGGGCTTAGCGTGAATGGAAGAACAACCAAAGTCAAACTCGACCCCAGTTTCAATAACAGTGACATGTACTTCAAAGCCGGAGTCTACTTACAAGATAATGAAGGCGGCAGCTCGGAAGGCGCCAAGGCAACCTTCAACGCATTAAACATCAGCAAAGGGGCAGAAACGCCCAACGCTGAGCCTCAGGCCGATCAGGAGCAAACTGAACAGCCTGCTAAAAAGTAA